A stretch of DNA from Cryptomeria japonica chromosome 4, Sugi_1.0, whole genome shotgun sequence:
GGAATTGATGCGATCCAGCGTGATCTATCTAGGATCAATCTGGACTTGTTGTAATCTTTGAGCAAGTAAATCTCTTTCAATCTGCTCCTCAATTTGTTCGTCAATTTGTTCagctatctcttcttcttcttccaagataAGAGAAACTCTGATGTATTGTGGTGCACTTGTTTTTACTTCCCAAACAAAGTTGTTCAAACTGGATATAATCTTTCTTTCATCTCCTAGGTTCAGTTGCTTGAACTCAAGTTCGTCCAATTCAAGCTCGTTCGTTCTATGAGGATCAGGTAGCACCATGGTATTCCATACTAACTTGAAATCTTCAACAGGTTCAATTTCTTCCAGGCTAATTGGTAGACTGGTTCTCACGATCAACTGCTCCAGAAACAATGATAGTCGGAGGCAAGCTTCCCAACTGCTCTTATTTGTCTATCACTTTTCTTGTCTAAATTCAACATGACTACTTTGGTTTCTCCAAGCAAGAGTGTTGAATTGTGAAATGATATCTCTTTGTTCACCTTGGATAAGTTCTTCAGGCAACACCATTCTGGAACATAATCTTCGAATGATTGCAAAGAATGTTGAGTGTGGGAGTAGGGACAAAAGTCCTGGATAACTCCTGCAAACATAAATTGATAAAATTTGCAGTCTAACTGCTTACGCATTCACTGCGTtcaggccctccttctagtgccaattcttTGTTGAGCACGGGAGGAGGGACAAAAGTCCTAGATAAACTCCTTGCGAATATGATTATCTGTGAACAACTTGATAATGatcagccctccttctagtgccaaaagaatgttgatgtgttttttatgcacaaaacatttcagaa
This window harbors:
- the LOC131875132 gene encoding uncharacterized protein LOC131875132, with protein sequence MAALKENLQHAQNQQKLYADCHRTERTFEVGDMVFLRLQLYRQSSIKGSGAKKLKPHFYGPYQVIRKVGRVAYELQLPPNSKIHNTFHVSYLKKALGQQVVPTMELPPLDYEGVIQDFCPYSHTQHSLQSFEDYVPEWCCLKNLSKLIVRTSLPISLEEIEPVEDFKLVWNTMVLPDPHRTNELELDELEFKQLNLGDERKIISSLNNFVWEVKTSAPQYIRVSLILEEEEEIAEQIDEQIEEQIERDLLAQRLQQVQIDPR